AACCAGCTCGTTCAAGAACTAAAAGCACTGGAAGGGAAATGACAACTCTTTGTTCTTCCTATGCCCAACTCCACATGGAGTTGGGCTTTTGATCTGTCTTTTGCAGAGGTGATATGGATGAAGAAACTCGACCAGTATCTTCTTGCATTTGAGAAGACAGCCGCGAAGATTTTAATAATTGTGATGATAGTTTTTATTTTTATGTCTGGTATTGCGAGATTCTTGAAACATCCAATGAATTGGGCAGTTGATATGAGTACTTTTATGTTTGCATGGGCGTGCTTTTTTGCAGTTGATGTAGCATGGAGAAACAACAGAATGATGTCAGTCGATCTTTTGGTAAAACGGCTTTCACCAAGAGCACAGAAGATAATCAGATTGATTAATTATTTTATAATATCTGCTTTCCTGGTTTATTTGATAATCTGGGGATTTCGATTGACCTACACAACCAGGTTCAGAACATTTGCAGGTATACCTAATTTCAGTTATTCATGGGTAAACGTGAGTGTGCCAATAGGTGCAATTCTCACGCTTAGAACCACGATAATCAAGATAATAACTGAGCTACGAAAGACACCCAAGAAGGTACAAACAGAGGGGGCAGAATGAGATGACTCTTGTTATAATCGTTTTCGCCATCTTTCTCTTAATGGGTATGCCTGTGGCTTTTGCTATAGGTATATCTGGATTCGTGTGGTTTTTGCAAAATCCATCTCTTCCCATAACCATACCCATACAGGTTAGTTTGTCGCAGGTACTCAATTTCACGTTGATTGCAATACCACTCTTTATTTTGGCTGGTAATGTGATGAATTATGGAGGCGTGACCAGCAGATTGATGAATTTTGCGGCATCTTTGACTGGTCACATGAGGGGTGGTCTTGCTCAAGTCTCAGCGGTTTTGTCAACGCTCATGGGTGGTGTTTCTGGCTCGAGTATTGCAGATGCGGCTATGGAGACACGAATGCTTGGGCCAGAGATGCTTAAAAGGGGTTATCCAAAAGGTTATGCGGTGGCAGTGAATGTCTGGACTTCATTGATAACACCGATAATACCGCCTGGG
The DNA window shown above is from Thermotoga profunda AZM34c06 and carries:
- a CDS encoding TRAP transporter small permease, which produces MKKLDQYLLAFEKTAAKILIIVMIVFIFMSGIARFLKHPMNWAVDMSTFMFAWACFFAVDVAWRNNRMMSVDLLVKRLSPRAQKIIRLINYFIISAFLVYLIIWGFRLTYTTRFRTFAGIPNFSYSWVNVSVPIGAILTLRTTIIKIITELRKTPKKVQTEGAE